GTCTCGCGTCGCAACATCCGCCACGGGATCGCGCGCGGCGCGGTCGTGAACAGCGGCGTCTCGAACGTCGCCAACGGCGCGCGCGGACTGGCCGACGCGCGGGAGATGACGCGGCTGCTCGCGAGAGCGATCGGCGCGAGCGCGAGCGAGATCCAGGTCGCCTCGACCGGTGTGATCGGCCGGACGCTGCCGATGGAGAAGCTGCGCGAGGGCATTCCGCGCGCGGCCACGGAGCTCTCGCCGCGCGGCTTCGAACGCGCTGCGAGCGCGATCCTGACCACCGACAAGGTGCCGAAGCTGGTCGAGCGACGCGCGCGCGGCTTCACGTTCGCCGGCCTCGCGAAGGGCGCGGGAATGATCATGCCGCAGATGGCGACGATGCTCGCGTACGTCGTCACGGACCTCGCCGTCGAGCCGGCGTTCCTGCGCGCAGCGCTCGGCGAGGCAGTGACCCCGACGTTCAACGCGCTCACCATCGACGGCGAGACGAGCACGAGCGACACGGTGCTCGTGCTCGCGAACGGCGCGGCCGGAAATCGCCCGATCGGCGTCGGGTCGGGGCGAGCGCGGGAGTTCGAGCGCGCGCTGCGCGAGATCTGCGCCGAGCTCTGTCACCGGCTGGCGCGCGACGGCGAGGGCGTGACGAAGCTCGCGACGGTCTCGGTCTCGGGCGCGCGGAGCGAGCGCGACGCGGATCGCGTCGCGCGAAGCGTCGCGAACTCGGCGCTCGTGAAGACGGCGCTCTTCGGCGGCGATCCGAACTGGGGCCGGATCGTGCAGGCGATCGGCGCCGCGGGCGTGGGCTTGCGCCCGGCGAGCGTCGACGTGCGGATCGGAGGCGTGCAGATGCTTCGCGGCGGCGAGCCGGCCGGCGGCAAGGCGGGCCTGCGCCGCGCGGAGCGCGCGATGAAGCAGAAGGAGATCGCGATCGAGATCTCGGTCGGACGCGGACCGGGCCGCGCGCGGATGCTCACGACCGACTTCTCCTACGAGTACGTGCGCGTGAACGCGGAGTACACGACCTAGTGTCGGCACCGGAGGGGATCTTCCGGCACGTGGTGCTGTTTCGCTTCCGGCCCGAGGCGAGCGCCGCGCAGCTCGCTTCGCTCGAACGCGCGCTCGCGGCGCTCCCCGGACAGGTTCCGCAGATCCGCGCCTACCGTTTCGGGGCCGACGCGGGGCTGGTGTCGGGGAACTTCGACTTCGCGATCGTCGCCGACTTCGACGACGCCGAGGCGTTCCGCGCCTACGTGGACCACCCCGCGCACCAGCGGCTGGTCGCCGAGCACGTCCGGCCGCTGACCGCGGAGCGCGCGGCGGTCCAGTACCGGATCGCGCCCCCGTGATCGAGGTCGTGCTGGTCCGGCATGCGCAGCCGGACTGGGAGCCCGGAGGGCTCGCGGTGGATCACCCGCTGCTCAGCACGCACGGCCGCGAGCAGGCACAGGCGCTCGCGGAGGCGCTCGCCGGCGAGCGTTTCGACGCCGGCTACACCAGCACGCTCGGCCGCGCGATCGAGACCGCCGCTCCGGTCGGCGAGCGCCTCGGCATCGAGTTCGAGCGCTGCTCCTGGCTCGACGAGCTGCGCCTGCCGACGCTCGAAGGGCGTACGGCGGAAGAGGTCGCGCAGTTCTTCGCACGCGCGCGCGCCCGCGACCTGGAGCAGTGGTGGGACGGGATGCCGCCCGGCGGAGAGTCCTTCCGGCACCTCTACGAGCGCGTCTCGGGCGGCGTCGAGGCGCTGCTCTCGGCCTCCCACGGCATGCGCATCCACTCGAACTCGGGCTTCCGGCTCTGGCGCCCGCCGCAGGAGGACCGGCGGCTCTTGGTCGTGGCGCACGAGGGCTCGATCTCGGTGATCCTGTCGCGGCTCCTCGACGTCGAGCCGGTCTCCTGGGCCTTCGTGCGTTTCTCCAGCTACTGGGCGGCGATCACGCGGCTGGTGACGGTCCCGATCGCGGATGCCTACGCGTTCTCGCTGCGCGCCTTCAACGAGATCGAGCACCTGCGCCCCCTGGGACTTCCTCCGGGCGGAAGGCGCGGCTGATTTTCGTTTGATTTCGAGAACTTGAAGTTGAGCGCGGGCGGCTCTTCTGCTATACGACCGAGCCATCCATCACGCCCCGTCCGCTCCGGGTCGTACCGACCGTTTGCGCCTAGCAGCATCGGAACGATGAGCGGCGGCATTGGGCCGAGGGGCGGAAGCAAAACCCGAGAACGGAGCACCCGCGTCCAATGACTGCGACCCTCGTCTCCATGCGAGACCTGCTCGAGGCCGGCGTCCACTTCGGCCACCAGACCCGCCGTTGGCATCCCTCGATGAAGCCCTTCATCTACGGCGAGCGAAACGGCGTCCACATCATCGATCTGCAGCACACGCTGCCGCGCTTCCGCGATGCGCTCGAATTCGTGCGCGAGACCGTCGCCAGCGGCGGCTCCGTGCTGTTCGTCTCGACCAAGCGTCAGGCGCAGGAGATCATCGCCGAGCAGGCGCGCGCCTGCGGGATGCCGTTCGTGCACCGGCGCTGGCTCGGCGGAATGCTCACGAACTTCCGCACGATCCGGCGCGGCATCGAGCGCTACAAGGAGCTGAACGAGCTGCTCGGGCGCGAGGAGGCGAGCTCGGACCTCTCGAAGAAGGAGCGTTCGCGGCTCGTGCGCGAGCAGCTGAAGCTCCACAAGGCCTTCGAGGGCATCTCCGAGATGGAGCGCGTTCCCGACGCCGTGTTCGTGATCGACGTGCGCCGTGAGGCGATCGCGATCCTCGAGGCGCGACGGCTCGGCATTCCCGTGATCGCCGTGGTCGACTCGAACTGCGACCCGTACGGTGTCGACTTCACGATCCCGGGCAACGACGACGCGCTGCGCGCGATCCAGCTCTACTGCGAGAAGGTCGCCGAGGCCGCGCGTCAGGGTCGCGAGCTGCACAACGCGCGAATCGTCGACCAGCGCTCCGAGGCGCGCGAATCCGAGGAGTCCGCGCCCAAGCACGGCAAGCGCGTGGTCGAGATCACGCAGCCGGCGCGGCGCCCCGCGCGTATGGAGCGGATGGCCGAGGAGCGGCGGCGCGAGGTGGTCGAGGCCGCCGCCGACTTCGCGCTCGGTCTCACGGACTCGCCGCTGCCGGCGCCCGAGGACGAGCCGGTCGAGCCGGTCACCGAGAACGAAGTCGAGCCGACGGAGCCGCCGGCCGCGTGAAGGTCCGGCTCGAGAGCTGAGCCAGGGAAGGGGAGACAGGACTTGGCCGAGATCTCGGCAGCACAGGTGAAAGAGCTCCGCGAGCGCACGGGCGCGGGCATGATGGACTGCAAGAAGGCCCTCGGCGAGGCGAACGGGGACTCCGCGCGCGCGGCCGAGATCCTTCGCGAGCGCGGGATCGCCAAGGCGAGCAAGCGCGTCGGTCGCGCCGGGTCCGAGGGCCGGGTGAACGCACTCGTCTCCAAGGACGGCCGCAGCGGAGCGCTGGTCGAGCTGAACTGCGAGACGGACTTCGTCGCCAAGACGGACGACTTCAGCGCGCTCGCCGACCTGCTCGCGAATGCCATCTGCGACGCGGCGCCCGCGAGCGTCGATGCCCTGCTCGATGCGACCGTGAAGGGCGAGACGCTTCGCGACACGGTGAGCAGCGCGGTGACCAAGGTCGGCGAGGACATCATGGTGCGCCGGATCGGACGGCTGGTGGCGCCTGCCACCGGCTTCGTCGCCGCCTACGTCCATGCCGGCGGCAAGATCGGGACTCTGGTCGCCATCGAGGCGACGAATCCCGACAAGCCCGACGTGCGCGCATTCGCGCACAACGTCTGCATGCACGTCGCGGCCACCAGCCCCGCGAGCCTCTCGCGCGACGAGCTTCCCAAGTCCGTCGTCGATGCGGAGCGGAGCGTGCTCACCAAGCAGGCCGCGAGCGAGGGCAAGCCCGCCAACATCATCGAGAAGATGATCGAGGGGCGGCTCACGAAGTTCTTCAAAGAGGTGGTCCTGCTCGAGCAGGGTCTGGTGATGGACCCCGACAAGACCGTGAACAAGGCGGCGCAAGAGGTCGGCGCGAAGGTCGTCGGCTTCAGCCGCTTCCAGCTCGGGGAAGCCGGCGAGGAATGACCCCGGTCTACAAGCGCGTCCTGCTCAAGATCTCCGGCCAGAGCCTCGCGGGCGAGCGCGGCTGGGGGATCGATTCCAAGACCATCCACGAGACCGCGCGCGAGATCTGTGAGCTCTCGGGACTCAGGGTCGAGCTCGGCGTGGTCTGCGGCGGGGGCAACATCATCCGCGGCATCACCGCCTCGGCCCAGGGCATCAACCGCGTCGCCGCCGACAACATGGGCATGCTCGGCGGCGTGATCAACGCGCTCGCGCTCCAGGACGCGCTGGAGAAGTGCGGCGCCGACACGCGCGTGCTCTCGGCGATCGAGATCAAGCAGGTCGCCGAGCCGCACATCCGCCGGCGCGCGATCCGCCACATGGAGAAGGGCAGGGTCGTGATCTTCGCGGCCGGCACGGGCAATCCGTTCTTCACCACCGACACCGGCGCGGCGCTCCGCGCGATGGAGATGGGCGCAGAGGTGCTGCTGAAGGGCACGCGCGTCGACGGCGTCTACGACTCCGATCCGGAGAAGTTCCCGAACGCCCGGCGCTTCGACCGTGTGACCTACCGGGAGTTCCTGCACCAGAGCCTCGGCGTCATGGACTCCACGGCGATCACGCTGTGCCAGGACAACAAGCTGCCGATCGTGGTGTTCAACATGAGCGTGCCCGGCAACATGCTGCGAGTGGTCTCCGGGGAGGCGATCGGCACGCTCGTCACGGCCTGAGGGAGGGAAAGCGGATGTCCGACGAGAACAGCGATCTGGTCCTCTCCGAAGCGCGCCAGGAGATGCAGAAGAGCCTCTCCGGTCTGGGCCACGATCTCTCCAAGATCCGGACCGGCCGCGCCAATCCCGCCCTGCTCGAGGGGCTCTCGGTCGACTACTACGGCACGCCGACCCCGCTGAAGAAGCTCGCGCAGCTGAACGCCCCCGAGGCGCGGCTGATCACCGTGCAGCCCTTCGACCGCAGCGCGATTCCCGAGATCGAGAAGGCGATCCACAAGGCCAACCTCGGCGTCTCGCCGATCTCCGACGGCAAGATCGTGCGGGTGCCGATCCCCGAGCTCACTGAGGAGCGGCGCAAGGACCTGGTGAAGCAGGTCAAGAAGCTCGGCGAGGATCACAAGGTCGGCGTGCGCAACGCGCGCCGTGATGCGATCGCGATGGCGAAGGACCTGCAGAAGGACGGCGATCTGGGCGAGGACGACGCGCGCCACCTGCAGGACCGGATCCAGAAGCTCACCGACGATTTCATCGCGCAGATCGACAAGTCGGTCGACGCGAAGGAAGCCGAGCTGCTTAAGGTCTGAGGAGATCGGGTGCGAAGGCTCGATGCGAGCAAGATCCCGCGCCACGTCGCGATCATCCCCGACGGGAACGGTCGCTGGGCGGAGAGCCGCGGACTGCCGCGAAACCTCGGCCACAAGCAGGGCACCGAGGCCGTGCGCGGCGTGGTGCGCGCGGCACACGAGCTCGCGATCGAGCGCCTGACCGTCTACGCATTCTCGACCGAGAACTGGGCGCGGCCGCCGGAAGAGGTCGAGGCGATCATGGATCTGCTCGACCGGTACATCGTGGCCGAGACCGACTACCTGGTGAGCAACGGCATCCGCGTCGAGGTGATCGGCCGGATGCAGATGCTGGACGCGCGCATCCAGGAGCGGCTGGCCGAGATCGTGCGCCGGACCGAGGGCAACGACGAGATGCGGCTCACCTTCGCGCTCTCCTACAGCGGGCGCTCCGAGATCGTCGACGCCGTGCGCGCCATCGCGCGCGAGGTCGAGGCGGGCAATCTGGAGCCGGAGGCGATCGACGAGAAGTGCCTGCAGGCGCATCTCTACGCGCCCGAAGTGCCGGATCCCGACCTGCTGATCCGCACCGGTGGCGAGCACCGCGTCTCGAACTTCCTGCTCTGGCAGCTCGCCTACACCGAGCTGTGGACCAGCGAGACGCTCTGGCCCGACTTCACCAAGAGCGACCTCATCGAAGCGCTCGCCGCCTACCAGCAGCGCGAGCGCCGCTTCGGACGGACGGGGGCGCAGGCGCGCGAGCCGGTGTCGTGAAGCGGATCGCGCTGCTCGGCTCGACGGGCTCGATCGGAACGCAGACGCTGGAAGTGATCTCGCGCTTCCCCGAGAAGCTCCGCGTCGTCGCGCTCGCGGCCGGCCGCTCGGTCGATCTGTTGATCCAGCAGTGCAAGCAGTTCCGGCCGGAGCTCGTCTCGGTCGCCCGCGCGGAGGACGCTCGGCTCGCGCGCGAGGCGCTCGGCGAGCCGGGCCCGCGCGTCGTGTCGGGCGCCGAGGGCCTGTGCGAGGTCGCCACGCACGCGGCCGATCTCGTGATCGGCGCGCTCGTCGGCAGCGCCGGGCTCGAGCCCGTCGTCGCGGCACTCGCATGCGGCCGCGACGTGGCGCTCGCGAACAAGGAAGTGCTCGTCACCGGTGGCCCCCTCGTGCTCGACGCCGCGCGCGCGAGCGGTGCGAAGCTGCTCCCGCTCGACTCCGAGCACGTCGCGATCGCTCAGTGCCTCGCGGGCCAGCGCGGCGCGGCGGTGCGCAAGATCTGGCTCACCGCATCGGGGGGGCCGTTCCGCAAGGCGAACGCCGAGGCGCTTGCGAAGGCGAGCCCTGCGCAGGCGCTCGCGCATCCGAACTGGGAGATGGGCGCCAAGATCTCGATCGACTCGGCGACGCTGATGAACAAGGGCTTCGAGGTGATCGAGGCACGCTGGCTCTTCGACCTCGAGCCCGAGCGGATCGGGGTGCTCGTGCACCCGGAGAGCATCGTCCACTCGCTGGTCGAGTACAGCGACGGCAGCTGGATCGCGCAGCTCGGCGTGCCCGATATGCGCATCCCGATTTCCTACACTCTGGGAATGCCGGATCGCCTGCCCCTCGACGACCTGGCGCCGCTGGATCTGGTGGCGCTCGGCGCGCTCCACTTCGAAGCGCCCGACCTGGGGCGCTTTCCTGCGCTGCGGCTGGCCTTCGAGGCGCTCGCGGCGGGCGGAACCGCGCCCGCGACGCTGAACGCCGCCAACGAGATCGCAGTGGCCGCGTTTCTCGCCGGCGAGCTCGAGTTCACGGGGATCGCGTCGGTCGCCGAAGAGGTGATGGCACGCGTCGCGGTGCGGCCGGGTCGGTCGCTCGAGGAGATCCGCGACGTCGATGAACAGGCCCGCCGAGCGGCGCGTCAGTGGATCGAGGAGCGCTCGCCTTGAGCCTGCCGGGAATCTTCGACGTTCTGGTTCCGTTCCTGCTCCTGCTCGGAGTGCTGATCTTCATCCACGAGCTCGGCCACTTCGCGGTGGCGAAGTGGCTCGGTGTGAAGGTCGAGAAGTTCTCGATCGGCTTCGGGCCGTCGCTCTTCGCGCGGCGCGTGGGCGAGACCGAGTACGTGGTCGCGGCGCTGCCGCTCGGCGGCTTCGTGAAGATGCTCGGCGAGGTTCCTGGCGAGGAGCTCGCCGCGGAGGACGCCGGCCGCGCGTTCAACCTGCGACCGGTCTGGCAGCGAATCGCGATCGCACTCGCCGGGCCGGTGATGAATCTGATCCTGCCGGTGTTCCTGGTCGCGGCACTGCTCATGGGCGGGGTTCCGACGATCACATCACGAGTGGCCGGAGTGCTCTCCGGCTCGGCGGCCGAGCGCGCCGGGCTGCGAGAGGGCGACCGTGTCACGGCGGTTTCGGGCGAGGCGATCTGGCGCTGGGACGAGCTGGAGACCCGCCTCCGGGCGCCCGGCGAAGCGGCGCTCGCGCTCGAGATCGAGCGCGGTGATCAGAAGCTCGGCGTCGAGCTGCTGCGCGCGCCGGCTCCCGACGGCGGATTCCAGGATCCCGGCCTCTCGTGGCACGCGCCGGTCGCGCGCGTCGGCGTTCGCGATCCGCAGGGCCCGGCCGCGCTCGCCGGCGTGCGCACGGGGGACCGGGTCACGGCGGTGAACTCCGTGCCGATCGCGAACCTCTACAGCCTGGAGCGGGTGTTGCCGACGCTCGCGCCGCCGTTCGAGCTCGAGCTCGAACGGCCGCTCGACGGCGAGACGGAGACGATCCGCGCCACGATCCGCGAGCTCCCGGGCGCGCCCGGCCTCGAGACGCTCGGCCTTGCGGCGGTGGGCGTGAAGATCGCCGGGGTCGAGCCGACCAGCCCGGCCAAGCGGGCCGGCCTGCGCTCCGGCGACGTGCTGCTGCGCGTGAACGGAGAGCTCGCCACCAGCAGCGAGGCCGTGAAGGACCTGATCTGGGGCAGCGGGGGCGCGCCTGTGACGCTCGTCCTGCAGCGCGACTTCCGCGAGATCGCGCTCGAAGCGACGCCGACCGAGCGGCCGATGATGGTGAACGGCGAGGCCGAGACTCATTGGGGGATCGGCGTGACGCTCGGCCCCTCCGACGAGGGCGCGGAGTACCGCGACGACGTGGTCCGCAATCCGCTGGTCGCGCTCGCGCGCGGCGTGCAGCGCACGGGCGAGATCCTGGTGATGATCGTCGGCGGGATCGTCCAGCTCGTGACCGGGAACGTTGGAATGAACAGCTTGTCCGGGCCGATCGGAATCGGCGAGATCGCGGCCGACGCGTACCAGGCCTCGTGGTCGCAGTTCGTCTGGCTGATGGCCGTGATCAGCGTGAATCTCGCGATCCTGAACCTGCTCCCGATTCCGGTGCTCGACGGCGGGCAGATCGTGCTCGCCGCGGCCGAGAGCATCAAGGGCAGCCCGCTTCCGGAGCGCGCGCGCGACGTCGCGCAGACCGTCGGCCTCTCGCTGATCCTGCTGCTGATGGGCGTCGCGTTCTGGAACGACATCGCGCGACACTGGTCTGGCGTGGTGAAGTTCTTCTCGACGCTGGGCTAGCCGGTCGTGCTGCTCGCGCTGGAGACGAGCGCGGAGTGCGGGTCGCTCGCGCTCTGCGAAGGCGAGGATCTGCTCGGAGAGGTGCTCCTGGACGAGGGCGAGCGCCACGCCGCGTCACTCCTGGTCTGTCTCGAGCGCCTGCTCGGCGCGCGCGGCGTCTCGCTCGACGCGGTCGATCGGATCGCGCTCGCGATCGGGCCCGGATCGTTCACCGGACTGCGCATCGGTCTTGCGACCGCGCTCGGACTCGCGTTCGGGACCGATCGACTCCTGATCCCGGTGCCCACGCTCGCGGCGCTGGCGACCCAAGGCCCGTCGGTCGGCCTGATCGCGCCGCTTCTCGACGCGCGACGGGCGGAGGTCTACGCGGGTCTGTACCGCTCGGACGGCAGCGCGCTCGCCGCCGATTCGTGCGGATCGGTCGGGGAGTTCCTCTCGCGCCTCCCACCCGACGAGCCGATCGCGCTTCTGGGAAGCGGCGTCGCGCCGCACCGCGCGGAGATCGAGGCGCGACTCGGCGCACGCGCCGTGTTCCTGCCGCCCGAATCCGGGCGCCTTCGCGCGGCGAGTGTCGGCCGGCTGGCCCTGCGGCTCGCGGCCGCGGGCGCAAGCGTGGCTCCGGAGCTCGTGGAGCTGCGCTATCTGCGCCGTGCCGAGGCCGAGGCGAAGCGCTTGGCTTTACACCCCGGCGGCGAACCCATACCCTAGCCGCGACCCCCGGACCCCGGATAAGGCCGCGGAATGCAAAGACATCTCGGCCTCCCAAGGAGTGATCGATGCGCGTGTACTACGACAAGGATGCGGACCTCGCCCGGCTCGAGGGCAAGACGGTGGCGATACTCGGCTACGGCAGTCAGGGGCACGCGCACTCGCTCAACCTGAAGGAGAGCGGCGTCGAGGTCGTGATCGGGCTGCGCCCCGGCTCCCCGACCGCGAAGAAGGCCCAGGCCGCCGGGCTTCGCGTGCTCTCGGTCGCCGACGCCGCGGCCGCGGGCGACGTGATCATGATGACGCTTCCCGACGAGACGATGGCCCAGATCTACGAGGCCGACATCCGCCCGAACCTGAAGGCGGGCAACTACCTCGCGGTCGCGCACGGCTTCAACTTCCACTTCGGCTGCATCGCGCCGCCCGAGGGCGTGAACACGTTCATGGTGGCACCCAAGGGCCCCGGCCATCTGGTCCGCGACGCGTACTCCAAGGGCGGCGGCGTGCCGTGTCTGGTCGCGGTCGATCGCGACCCGTCGGGGAACACGCTCGAGATCGGGCTCGCCTACGCCAAGGGGATCGGCGGCGGGCGCGCGGGGATCATCCAGACCACGATCCGCGAGGAGACCGAGACCGATCTCTTCGGCGAGCAGGCCGTGCTCTGCG
This region of Deltaproteobacteria bacterium genomic DNA includes:
- the rpsB gene encoding 30S ribosomal protein S2 → MTATLVSMRDLLEAGVHFGHQTRRWHPSMKPFIYGERNGVHIIDLQHTLPRFRDALEFVRETVASGGSVLFVSTKRQAQEIIAEQARACGMPFVHRRWLGGMLTNFRTIRRGIERYKELNELLGREEASSDLSKKERSRLVREQLKLHKAFEGISEMERVPDAVFVIDVRREAIAILEARRLGIPVIAVVDSNCDPYGVDFTIPGNDDALRAIQLYCEKVAEAARQGRELHNARIVDQRSEARESEESAPKHGKRVVEITQPARRPARMERMAEERRREVVEAAADFALGLTDSPLPAPEDEPVEPVTENEVEPTEPPAA
- a CDS encoding Dabb family protein, with protein sequence MFRHVVLFRFRPEASAAQLASLERALAALPGQVPQIRAYRFGADAGLVSGNFDFAIVADFDDAEAFRAYVDHPAHQRLVAEHVRPLTAERAAVQYRIAPP
- the rseP gene encoding RIP metalloprotease RseP, which codes for MDRGALALSLPGIFDVLVPFLLLLGVLIFIHELGHFAVAKWLGVKVEKFSIGFGPSLFARRVGETEYVVAALPLGGFVKMLGEVPGEELAAEDAGRAFNLRPVWQRIAIALAGPVMNLILPVFLVAALLMGGVPTITSRVAGVLSGSAAERAGLREGDRVTAVSGEAIWRWDELETRLRAPGEAALALEIERGDQKLGVELLRAPAPDGGFQDPGLSWHAPVARVGVRDPQGPAALAGVRTGDRVTAVNSVPIANLYSLERVLPTLAPPFELELERPLDGETETIRATIRELPGAPGLETLGLAAVGVKIAGVEPTSPAKRAGLRSGDVLLRVNGELATSSEAVKDLIWGSGGAPVTLVLQRDFREIALEATPTERPMMVNGEAETHWGIGVTLGPSDEGAEYRDDVVRNPLVALARGVQRTGEILVMIVGGIVQLVTGNVGMNSLSGPIGIGEIAADAYQASWSQFVWLMAVISVNLAILNLLPIPVLDGGQIVLAAAESIKGSPLPERARDVAQTVGLSLILLLMGVAFWNDIARHWSGVVKFFSTLG
- a CDS encoding isoprenyl transferase, with the translated sequence MRRLDASKIPRHVAIIPDGNGRWAESRGLPRNLGHKQGTEAVRGVVRAAHELAIERLTVYAFSTENWARPPEEVEAIMDLLDRYIVAETDYLVSNGIRVEVIGRMQMLDARIQERLAEIVRRTEGNDEMRLTFALSYSGRSEIVDAVRAIAREVEAGNLEPEAIDEKCLQAHLYAPEVPDPDLLIRTGGEHRVSNFLLWQLAYTELWTSETLWPDFTKSDLIEALAAYQQRERRFGRTGAQAREPVS
- the argJ gene encoding bifunctional glutamate N-acetyltransferase/amino-acid acetyltransferase ArgJ, with product MAVEVPGFLAAGIACGIKPSGKADLALIVSDRPAAAAAVFTTNRFPGAPVVVSRRNIRHGIARGAVVNSGVSNVANGARGLADAREMTRLLARAIGASASEIQVASTGVIGRTLPMEKLREGIPRAATELSPRGFERAASAILTTDKVPKLVERRARGFTFAGLAKGAGMIMPQMATMLAYVVTDLAVEPAFLRAALGEAVTPTFNALTIDGETSTSDTVLVLANGAAGNRPIGVGSGRAREFERALREICAELCHRLARDGEGVTKLATVSVSGARSERDADRVARSVANSALVKTALFGGDPNWGRIVQAIGAAGVGLRPASVDVRIGGVQMLRGGEPAGGKAGLRRAERAMKQKEIAIEISVGRGPGRARMLTTDFSYEYVRVNAEYTT
- the tsaB gene encoding tRNA (adenosine(37)-N6)-threonylcarbamoyltransferase complex dimerization subunit type 1 TsaB, with product MLLALETSAECGSLALCEGEDLLGEVLLDEGERHAASLLVCLERLLGARGVSLDAVDRIALAIGPGSFTGLRIGLATALGLAFGTDRLLIPVPTLAALATQGPSVGLIAPLLDARRAEVYAGLYRSDGSALAADSCGSVGEFLSRLPPDEPIALLGSGVAPHRAEIEARLGARAVFLPPESGRLRAASVGRLALRLAAAGASVAPELVELRYLRRAEAEAKRLALHPGGEPIP
- a CDS encoding 1-deoxy-D-xylulose-5-phosphate reductoisomerase encodes the protein MKRIALLGSTGSIGTQTLEVISRFPEKLRVVALAAGRSVDLLIQQCKQFRPELVSVARAEDARLAREALGEPGPRVVSGAEGLCEVATHAADLVIGALVGSAGLEPVVAALACGRDVALANKEVLVTGGPLVLDAARASGAKLLPLDSEHVAIAQCLAGQRGAAVRKIWLTASGGPFRKANAEALAKASPAQALAHPNWEMGAKISIDSATLMNKGFEVIEARWLFDLEPERIGVLVHPESIVHSLVEYSDGSWIAQLGVPDMRIPISYTLGMPDRLPLDDLAPLDLVALGALHFEAPDLGRFPALRLAFEALAAGGTAPATLNAANEIAVAAFLAGELEFTGIASVAEEVMARVAVRPGRSLEEIRDVDEQARRAARQWIEERSP
- a CDS encoding UMP kinase, translating into MTPVYKRVLLKISGQSLAGERGWGIDSKTIHETAREICELSGLRVELGVVCGGGNIIRGITASAQGINRVAADNMGMLGGVINALALQDALEKCGADTRVLSAIEIKQVAEPHIRRRAIRHMEKGRVVIFAAGTGNPFFTTDTGAALRAMEMGAEVLLKGTRVDGVYDSDPEKFPNARRFDRVTYREFLHQSLGVMDSTAITLCQDNKLPIVVFNMSVPGNMLRVVSGEAIGTLVTA
- a CDS encoding ribosome recycling factor; amino-acid sequence: MSDENSDLVLSEARQEMQKSLSGLGHDLSKIRTGRANPALLEGLSVDYYGTPTPLKKLAQLNAPEARLITVQPFDRSAIPEIEKAIHKANLGVSPISDGKIVRVPIPELTEERRKDLVKQVKKLGEDHKVGVRNARRDAIAMAKDLQKDGDLGEDDARHLQDRIQKLTDDFIAQIDKSVDAKEAELLKV
- a CDS encoding histidine phosphatase family protein, with amino-acid sequence MIEVVLVRHAQPDWEPGGLAVDHPLLSTHGREQAQALAEALAGERFDAGYTSTLGRAIETAAPVGERLGIEFERCSWLDELRLPTLEGRTAEEVAQFFARARARDLEQWWDGMPPGGESFRHLYERVSGGVEALLSASHGMRIHSNSGFRLWRPPQEDRRLLVVAHEGSISVILSRLLDVEPVSWAFVRFSSYWAAITRLVTVPIADAYAFSLRAFNEIEHLRPLGLPPGGRRG
- a CDS encoding elongation factor Ts, encoding MAEISAAQVKELRERTGAGMMDCKKALGEANGDSARAAEILRERGIAKASKRVGRAGSEGRVNALVSKDGRSGALVELNCETDFVAKTDDFSALADLLANAICDAAPASVDALLDATVKGETLRDTVSSAVTKVGEDIMVRRIGRLVAPATGFVAAYVHAGGKIGTLVAIEATNPDKPDVRAFAHNVCMHVAATSPASLSRDELPKSVVDAERSVLTKQAASEGKPANIIEKMIEGRLTKFFKEVVLLEQGLVMDPDKTVNKAAQEVGAKVVGFSRFQLGEAGEE
- the ilvC gene encoding ketol-acid reductoisomerase, producing the protein MRVYYDKDADLARLEGKTVAILGYGSQGHAHSLNLKESGVEVVIGLRPGSPTAKKAQAAGLRVLSVADAAAAGDVIMMTLPDETMAQIYEADIRPNLKAGNYLAVAHGFNFHFGCIAPPEGVNTFMVAPKGPGHLVRDAYSKGGGVPCLVAVDRDPSGNTLEIGLAYAKGIGGGRAGIIQTTIREETETDLFGEQAVLCGGLTALMQAGFETLIEAGYAPEMAYFECIHEVKLIVDLIYEGGIANMRYSVSNTARYGDLTRGPRVVTAETKAEMKRILGEIQSGRFASEWLQEARVGKPVFTALGKLGEEHPVEKIGKELRAMMPWLRENRLVDRSRN